A segment of the Cellvibrio sp. KY-YJ-3 genome:
CTGCGCAACCGAATACTTACAGCGCTCCCGCAAAAGAACAGACGAAGGCAAACCACAACGCGCATCGCCCGACAGCCAATCACAATCAGGATTTACAAAAAGCTTACAAAATTTTAGGTGTAAATGCCGGGATGACCGAAGATGAAATGCGGCGAACTTATAAAAAATTGGCCAGCCAACTTCATCCCGATAAATTAATGAGCCAAGGCCTGGCGCCAGAACAACTCGCTGCCAGCAATGAACGCTTTAAACAGATTCAAGCAGCCTATGCTTTTATTAAAAAATATCGGTCAATCTACTCGGCAGGTTAAGCCTAGGCATTATGTCGTGGCAAAGTGAATTTACTTTATTCGCGTCACAGTCAGCCCCACAGCGGCAATACGATTCGCTTTTTTATAATAGGGTTGCTCAAGTTCCTCTCCAAATATGTCCGGATCGATTTCTTCATACGACCATTGAAATTTATCGCTCGCCAACGAGGGTAATAATTCCGATAGCAGTGGATTATTGTCATCGCTGGTGATGGCCATGCCCGTATACAAAAGAAAGTGGCCGCCCGGTGCAAGTAAACCCAGCGCATGCTTTGCAATACGTAAACTTAACGCTAACCCGAGATGTGAGCCGCCATCTCGATACAAGCGCCCCGCCGGATCACTGAGGTAAGGCGGGTTGGATACAATCAGATCAAATTCCAAACCCCTGATATTAAAAAAATCACCCGGCAGTGCATTTATTGGTATGCCGGCCACATTGGCGCAGATACGCGCATAATCCAGCGCCGTGGAATTTAAATCATTTAAATTTAATTCATAGAGCTGGTGAGTTGGTAAGGCGCGGATTGCCGCGATTCCTCCGGCCCCGCTGCCACAACCAACATCCAATACCCTAACGGGAATACTGCGATGCGCAAAGCTGGAGCGCGATTGAAACAAGCGCAGCGAATGTTGCACGAAGCGAGCAAAGCGGTAAGTATCTGGCCCAAAAAAAACGGCATCCGCATCATTGGTCGGGAAATAGGAATGCAAAAATAAATCCTCACCCAAGGAGGAAATACGGATTTTGCTGCGGAAACAATCGCCGCCATTAAACAACAAATCGGCCTCGGTCATTAATGTAAATATAAGGGGCGGTAGAACGGCGGCATTAAATGGCAGGTTCCAGCCAAACACATCGCGCGCATTCTTTGCAAGGCCGTCAAAACCCAGTAAAAACCGTTCATGGGTGCGCGGTGTCACCGTGGTAAAACTGTAGCCCTGTAAGGCAATGGAACGCAGTAATTCCTCTAACAACATAATGCGTTTAGCATTGGATGTACGCATAAGATATTGATCACCATAACGCGCAACCTCATACCGACGATTAGGCATAAACCGGTTCCGCCACAACAGATTTTTTGCGTGAAATCGCCGGAAGCCTGAGTTTCATATGTTGACTATATTTGTCGTAGCAGAGCTGACCACAACTCAACCGCATGAGCGCACCTTCAGCGATGAATCGTGCGCTTTCAGGGTGCGAACTCACCAGCGGCCGTACAATTTCCTGAATCCATGCGCGCGAATGAAAAACATCAATCGCTGCATGCAAATCAAAATAGCGGCGTGATCTACGTGGAAATTTCAGCCGCTGCATTGCGCGCGATACTTTTGCGGCGCGCCGGGGTGCAGTTAATTCGATAGCGCCCAGCGCGCCCAGGGATTGATAGGTATACCGGCGCGATGTCGCTAACCCCAACATGGTATTTGCCAAAGCCAGAGATTCCCACTCTGTAGTTTCAATGGATGGAGTTAACTGTAATTCCTGCACCATCGCTTCCAATAATGGGCCGTGCATTGCTTTGGTTTTGCCGCGCCCCATTTCATCCCAGTAATTACGGGCACATTCGAGTTTGGCTTGGGTTGGTAGCTTAACTTGCGTGTAGGCCACCAGATCATCAAAGCCCGCCTCACCCGCTGCCTCCTGCGTGAGAAACCATTTCATTTCTTCGGCAGACGCGTGATCTGCCAACCAATCAAATAAGGGATGATTTTGACCAGGCCCCCACTCAATAAGGGACTCAAACCAGCCAACAAATTCATCAGGATTTGTTGTTACACCATCGACCAGCGAGCAAACAGATGAGCGCATCTCCTCCAAAAATCGACCTTCGAGTAAACGCATTTTAAGACTTGCACTTTCATCCGCTTCCCACTCGTCACACGGAATAGCAACCGCCGTTCGTGAACGATTAAAGTTAGCAAGCGTAACGTGAAATGTTTGCGGGTCTATTCCAGAGAGATACATAAAACCTCCGCATCACCAATATTTTCCGACATGAATTTACTATCATCCGGCGACCTTAGTGGATCACATGCACCGTCTCTGTACGCTGCTGCACACAACCTCCATAAGAGAATGGTTTATGGGGTATTTATTGAAATAGTTTTTAAAACACACACTTAAAAATAATTTTAATTACTCATAAATATAATGAAAATATTTATGCCTGTTGGCCCATGCGCATTTTCAGCAAGTTGAAT
Coding sequences within it:
- a CDS encoding methyltransferase, whose translation is MPNRRYEVARYGDQYLMRTSNAKRIMLLEELLRSIALQGYSFTTVTPRTHERFLLGFDGLAKNARDVFGWNLPFNAAVLPPLIFTLMTEADLLFNGGDCFRSKIRISSLGEDLFLHSYFPTNDADAVFFGPDTYRFARFVQHSLRLFQSRSSFAHRSIPVRVLDVGCGSGAGGIAAIRALPTHQLYELNLNDLNSTALDYARICANVAGIPINALPGDFFNIRGLEFDLIVSNPPYLSDPAGRLYRDGGSHLGLALSLRIAKHALGLLAPGGHFLLYTGMAITSDDNNPLLSELLPSLASDKFQWSYEEIDPDIFGEELEQPYYKKANRIAAVGLTVTRIK
- a CDS encoding iron-containing redox enzyme family protein, with the protein product MYLSGIDPQTFHVTLANFNRSRTAVAIPCDEWEADESASLKMRLLEGRFLEEMRSSVCSLVDGVTTNPDEFVGWFESLIEWGPGQNHPLFDWLADHASAEEMKWFLTQEAAGEAGFDDLVAYTQVKLPTQAKLECARNYWDEMGRGKTKAMHGPLLEAMVQELQLTPSIETTEWESLALANTMLGLATSRRYTYQSLGALGAIELTAPRRAAKVSRAMQRLKFPRRSRRYFDLHAAIDVFHSRAWIQEIVRPLVSSHPESARFIAEGALMRLSCGQLCYDKYSQHMKLRLPAISRKKSVVAEPVYA